ATTATCCCTGTCACCCTGCCCCCACCCTCAAGAACCGTCTGTGCCAGGAGTCCCATCAAACCGACATTGCCGCCGCCGTAAACCAGATGAAGACCCCGCCTTGCTATTTCAATGCCGAGGCTGACCGCCCCTTCTTTGTATTTCTCACCAAAACCTGTACTTGATCCGCAGAAAACACATATACTGTTCATTCCAATACTATATCTTTTAACTATGATCCCTACAATAATGATCATGATCAGGAGTTCTGATGTTTTCCTATTGTCCCCAGTGCCAGTCTCCCCATCCGGAATTTACTGACAATAAGCGTACCCACTGCCTTTCCTGTGGTTTTGTTCTCTACCACAATACTGCCGCAGCCGTAGCCGTACTTGTTAAATCAGGAAACAGATCTATAATCTTGAGAAGGGGCCGTGAACCTGGAAAGGGGTTGCTGGATCTGCCGGGAGGTTTTGTTGATCCTGGAGAGTCGGCCGAAGAGTGTTGCCGCCGAGAAATTTGGGAAGAACTGGGCAT
This Oceanispirochaeta sp. DNA region includes the following protein-coding sequences:
- a CDS encoding NUDIX domain-containing protein is translated as MFSYCPQCQSPHPEFTDNKRTHCLSCGFVLYHNTAAAVAVLVKSGNRSIILRRGREPGKGLLDLPGGFVDPGESAEECCRREIWEELGISVTKLRYISSGYNIYPYKGVTYNTCDLFFIAECCDMNFVRQEDEVDEILLLGKDEIQLGQFAFESITKFLKEHWMEIPED